Proteins from a genomic interval of Gossypium hirsutum isolate 1008001.06 chromosome A09, Gossypium_hirsutum_v2.1, whole genome shotgun sequence:
- the LOC107888632 gene encoding HIPL1 protein isoform X1, whose product MMAGVLTLFFIISCLNLLLSHRCSSHPLCTNFRAPFTSETPLSFCQYNGSVCCNATEDLKLRNQFKSMNVSVSACASVLKSILCSRCDQFSAELYRIDSAQRTVPVLCNSSISTSSSQSQEAKVDYCAEVWDKCHNVSIINSPFALQAKGGIPINSTSKLNELWQSKGAFCDEFGGASDDGATCFTGGPVLLNNSENISPPSGICLEKIGNGSYLNMVAHPDGSNRVFLSNQAGKLWLATVPEQGSGETLGIDESNPFLDLTDEVHADAALGLLGIAFHPNFQQNGRFFASFNCDKVRWPRCSGRCSCNSDIGCDPSKLSSDNGAQPCQYHSVITEFTANSTTLNLSLVTQIRPVEVRRILTMGLPFTSQHGGQILFGPKDGYLYFMMGDGGGSGDPYNFSQNKRSLLGKIMRLDIDTIPSAKDISEFDLWGNYSIPKDNPFYEDHELLPEIWAIGFRNPWRCSFDSERPSYFLCADVGQDQYEEVDIVTKGGNHGWRVYEGPFLYNLSNYSEANNSSNPINAIFPVMGYNHSALNKAEGSASISGGYFFRSMTDPCLYGRYLYADLYADVIWAGFENPKGSGNFTTDQLAVKCAQDSPIQCNAEPELTSPALGFIFSFGQDNKKDIFILTSNGVYRIVRPSRCNYTCSRENVTDFTAPPGSDVDPPSSSPSSGSKFSSPLTLQILVFTFVSFIGLLSFLL is encoded by the exons ATGATGGCTGGTGTTCTAACTCTATTCTTCATCATTTCTTGCCTGAATCTTCTGCTTAGCCATCGTTGTTCTTCACATCCCTTGTGTACAAACTTCA GAGCACCCTTTACTTCTGAGACCCCTCTTTCGTTTTGTCAGTACAATGGAAGTGTTTGTTGTAATGCCACTGAGGATCTGAAATTGAGGAATCAGTTCAAGTCAATGAATGTCTCTGTTTCTGCTTGTGCTTCGGTCCTTAAATCGATACTCTGCTCG AGATGTGACCAATTTTCGGCGGAGCTATATCGAATCGATTCTGCACAAAGAACAGTTCCTGTTCTTTGCAACTCATCTATTTCAACAAGCTCAAGCCAGTCACAGGAAGCCAAAGTTGATTACTGTGCAGAAGTTTGGGATAAATGCCATAACGTATCAATCATAAATTCTCCTTTTGCCCTGCAAGCTAAGGGTGGTATACCAATTAATTCGACTTCGAAGCTGAATGAGTTATGGCAATCTAAGGGTGCTTTCTGTGATGAATTTGGTGGAGCTTCTGATGATGGAGCAACATGTTTTACTGGAGGTCCAGTTCTGCTAAACAATTCTGAAAATATTAGTCCTCCAAGTGGTATTTGTCTTGAGAAAATAGGGAATGGATCCTACCTTAACATGGTGGCTCATCCCGACGGTTCGAATCGTGTCTTTTTGTCTAACCAAGCCGGAAAATTATGGCTGGCAACGGTTCCTGAGCAAGGATCAGGAGAAACATTAGGCATTGATGAGTCGAATCCGTTTCTAGATTTGACTGATGAAGTACATGCTGATGCTGCGCTTGGATTGTTGGGAATTGCATTTCATCCGAACTTTCAACAAAACGGCCGATTCTTCGCTTCGTTTAACTGTGATAAGGTTCGATGGCCACGATGTTCAGGAAGATGTTCATGTAACAGTGATATAGGATGTGATCCTTCAAAGTTAAGTTCAGACAATGGGGCTCAACCATGCCAATATCACAGTGTTATAACAGAATTCACAGCCAACAGTACCACATTGAATCTTTCCTTG GTTACTCAAATTAGACCGGTAGAAGTCAGAAGAATACTTACCATGGGACTACCATTCACTTCCCAACATGGCGGCCAGATTCTCTTCGGACCTAAAGATGGATATTTGTATTTTATGATGGGAGATGGTGGAGGCAGTGGTGACCCTTATAACTTTTCACAAAACAAGAGATCTTTGCTTGGAAAGATTATGAGGCTTGACATAGATACCATACCAA GTGCAAAAGATATCAGTGAATTTGATCTATGGGGAAATTATTCAATTCCTAAAGATAATCCATTTTATGAAGACCATGAATTGCTTCCAGAAATTTGGGCCATCGGATTTAGAAATCCTTGGAGATGTAGTTTTGATTCTGAGAGGCCTTCTTACTTCCTATGTGCAGATGTTGGTCAG GATCAATATGAAGAAGTGGATATAGTGACAAAGGGAGGAAACCATGGTTGGAGAGTTTATGAAGGAccttttttatacaatttatcaaACTATTCTGAGGCTAATAATTCTTCAAACCCCATAAATGCAATCTTCCCAGTCATGGGATACAACCATTCTGCTTTAAACAAAGCTGAAGGATCGGCATCGATCAGTGGTGGTTATTTCTTCCGATCTATGACTGATCCATGCTTGTATGGAAG ATATCTGTATGCAGATTTGTATGCTGATGTTATTTGGGCAGGTTTTGAAAACCCAAAAGGCAGTGGAAACTTCACAACAGATCAGCTTGCTGTTAAATGTGCCCAAGACTCTCCTATTCAATGCAATGCTGAACCTGAGTTAACATCTCCAGCATTGGGGTTTATATTCTCCTTTGGGCAGGATAATAAGAAAGACATCTTCATATTGACCAGTAATGGCGTTTATAGAATTGTTCGTCCAAGTAGATGCAACTATACTTGTTCCAGGGAAAATGTCACGGATTTTACTGCTCCTCCTGGATCTGATGTTGATCCTCCATCATCTTCTCCTTCATCAGGGAGCAAATTTAGCAGTCCTCTAACATTACAGATTCTGGTTTTTACTTTTGTTTCCTTCATTGGATTGTTGAGTTTTCTCTTGTAA
- the LOC107888632 gene encoding HIPL1 protein isoform X2, translating into MNVSVSACASVLKSILCSRCDQFSAELYRIDSAQRTVPVLCNSSISTSSSQSQEAKVDYCAEVWDKCHNVSIINSPFALQAKGGIPINSTSKLNELWQSKGAFCDEFGGASDDGATCFTGGPVLLNNSENISPPSGICLEKIGNGSYLNMVAHPDGSNRVFLSNQAGKLWLATVPEQGSGETLGIDESNPFLDLTDEVHADAALGLLGIAFHPNFQQNGRFFASFNCDKVRWPRCSGRCSCNSDIGCDPSKLSSDNGAQPCQYHSVITEFTANSTTLNLSLVTQIRPVEVRRILTMGLPFTSQHGGQILFGPKDGYLYFMMGDGGGSGDPYNFSQNKRSLLGKIMRLDIDTIPSAKDISEFDLWGNYSIPKDNPFYEDHELLPEIWAIGFRNPWRCSFDSERPSYFLCADVGQDQYEEVDIVTKGGNHGWRVYEGPFLYNLSNYSEANNSSNPINAIFPVMGYNHSALNKAEGSASISGGYFFRSMTDPCLYGRYLYADLYADVIWAGFENPKGSGNFTTDQLAVKCAQDSPIQCNAEPELTSPALGFIFSFGQDNKKDIFILTSNGVYRIVRPSRCNYTCSRENVTDFTAPPGSDVDPPSSSPSSGSKFSSPLTLQILVFTFVSFIGLLSFLL; encoded by the exons ATGAATGTCTCTGTTTCTGCTTGTGCTTCGGTCCTTAAATCGATACTCTGCTCG AGATGTGACCAATTTTCGGCGGAGCTATATCGAATCGATTCTGCACAAAGAACAGTTCCTGTTCTTTGCAACTCATCTATTTCAACAAGCTCAAGCCAGTCACAGGAAGCCAAAGTTGATTACTGTGCAGAAGTTTGGGATAAATGCCATAACGTATCAATCATAAATTCTCCTTTTGCCCTGCAAGCTAAGGGTGGTATACCAATTAATTCGACTTCGAAGCTGAATGAGTTATGGCAATCTAAGGGTGCTTTCTGTGATGAATTTGGTGGAGCTTCTGATGATGGAGCAACATGTTTTACTGGAGGTCCAGTTCTGCTAAACAATTCTGAAAATATTAGTCCTCCAAGTGGTATTTGTCTTGAGAAAATAGGGAATGGATCCTACCTTAACATGGTGGCTCATCCCGACGGTTCGAATCGTGTCTTTTTGTCTAACCAAGCCGGAAAATTATGGCTGGCAACGGTTCCTGAGCAAGGATCAGGAGAAACATTAGGCATTGATGAGTCGAATCCGTTTCTAGATTTGACTGATGAAGTACATGCTGATGCTGCGCTTGGATTGTTGGGAATTGCATTTCATCCGAACTTTCAACAAAACGGCCGATTCTTCGCTTCGTTTAACTGTGATAAGGTTCGATGGCCACGATGTTCAGGAAGATGTTCATGTAACAGTGATATAGGATGTGATCCTTCAAAGTTAAGTTCAGACAATGGGGCTCAACCATGCCAATATCACAGTGTTATAACAGAATTCACAGCCAACAGTACCACATTGAATCTTTCCTTG GTTACTCAAATTAGACCGGTAGAAGTCAGAAGAATACTTACCATGGGACTACCATTCACTTCCCAACATGGCGGCCAGATTCTCTTCGGACCTAAAGATGGATATTTGTATTTTATGATGGGAGATGGTGGAGGCAGTGGTGACCCTTATAACTTTTCACAAAACAAGAGATCTTTGCTTGGAAAGATTATGAGGCTTGACATAGATACCATACCAA GTGCAAAAGATATCAGTGAATTTGATCTATGGGGAAATTATTCAATTCCTAAAGATAATCCATTTTATGAAGACCATGAATTGCTTCCAGAAATTTGGGCCATCGGATTTAGAAATCCTTGGAGATGTAGTTTTGATTCTGAGAGGCCTTCTTACTTCCTATGTGCAGATGTTGGTCAG GATCAATATGAAGAAGTGGATATAGTGACAAAGGGAGGAAACCATGGTTGGAGAGTTTATGAAGGAccttttttatacaatttatcaaACTATTCTGAGGCTAATAATTCTTCAAACCCCATAAATGCAATCTTCCCAGTCATGGGATACAACCATTCTGCTTTAAACAAAGCTGAAGGATCGGCATCGATCAGTGGTGGTTATTTCTTCCGATCTATGACTGATCCATGCTTGTATGGAAG ATATCTGTATGCAGATTTGTATGCTGATGTTATTTGGGCAGGTTTTGAAAACCCAAAAGGCAGTGGAAACTTCACAACAGATCAGCTTGCTGTTAAATGTGCCCAAGACTCTCCTATTCAATGCAATGCTGAACCTGAGTTAACATCTCCAGCATTGGGGTTTATATTCTCCTTTGGGCAGGATAATAAGAAAGACATCTTCATATTGACCAGTAATGGCGTTTATAGAATTGTTCGTCCAAGTAGATGCAACTATACTTGTTCCAGGGAAAATGTCACGGATTTTACTGCTCCTCCTGGATCTGATGTTGATCCTCCATCATCTTCTCCTTCATCAGGGAGCAAATTTAGCAGTCCTCTAACATTACAGATTCTGGTTTTTACTTTTGTTTCCTTCATTGGATTGTTGAGTTTTCTCTTGTAA